In Nymphaea colorata isolate Beijing-Zhang1983 chromosome 5, ASM883128v2, whole genome shotgun sequence, one genomic interval encodes:
- the LOC116254306 gene encoding tubby-like F-box protein 3: MSFRSIIQEMKGEIGGMSKKGFDGKWGHGSRSKFQSESSEFTVDGTHGPIEDAKQSCWANLPPELLRDVILRVEAAEETWPPRKHVIACAGVCRSWRVITKEVVKTPELSGKLTFPISLKQPGPRDNLVQCYIKRDRVAHTYRLYLGLAQALAENGKFLLAACRVRRPTYTDYVISLDAGDMSKGSGTYIGKLRSNFLGTKFTVYDAQPPHAGAIVKKSRSSRLVGLKQVSPRVPAGNYTVAHISYELNVLGARGPRRMLCVMDGIPASAVEPGGVAPTQTEFLLNSIDSFSSYHLPRSKSTQSESSFSAPLSSRSDAKDSHLVLKNKAPRWHEQLQCWCLNFRGRVTVASVKNFQLVAAPENTQMAHDHDKVLLQFGKVAKDSFTMDYRYPLSAFQAFAICLSSFDTKIACE; the protein is encoded by the exons ATGTCTTTTAGGAGTATAATCCAGGAAATGAAGGGAGAAATCGGGGGTATGTCGAAGAAGGGATTCGACGGGAAATGGGGTCATGGTTCAAGGTCTAAATTTCAGAGTGAGAGCTCTGAATTCACCGTTGACGGCACCCACGGACCGATCGAAGATGCCAAACAGAGCTGTTGGGCTAATCTGCCGCCTGAGCTGCTGAGGGATGTGATATTGAGGGTCGAGGCGGCGGAGGAGACATGGCCACCGAGGAAGCATGTGATCGCCTGTGCAGGTGTTTGCAGGAGTTGGAGGGTGATAACCAAGGAAGTTGTGAAGACTCCGGAGCTATCGGGCAAGCTGACATTTCCCATCTCTTTGAAGCAG CCTGGTCCAAGAGACAACCTTGTGCAATGTTACATAAAAAGGGATCGTGTTGCTCATACATATCGTCTTTATCTTGGTCTGGCTCAAG CATTGGCGGAAAATGGGAAGTTCCTTCTTGCAGCATGCAGGGTTCGTCGCCCAACCTACACTGACTACGTTATCTCTTTAGATGCTGGAGACATGTCCAAGGGCAGTGGTACCTATATAGGAAAGTTAAG atCAAATTTCTTGGGGACCAAGTTTACTGTGTATGATGCCCAGCCTCCTCATGCTGGAGCTATAGTGAAAAAAAGCCGTTCTTCTCGGTTGGTTGGCTTGAAGCAAGTCTCACCAAGGGTTCCTGCAGGAAACTACACAGTTGCCCATATTTCATATGAGCTGAACGTCCTGGGAGCAAG GGGCCCAAGAAGAATGCTTTGTGTTATGGATGGCATCCCAGCAAGTGCTGTTGAACCTGGGGGAGTTGCTCCAACACAGACTGAATTCCTTCTGAATAGCATCGATTCCTTTTCATCTTATCATTTACCACGATCTAAGTCCACTCAGTCAGAAAGTTCATTCTCAGCTCCATTGTCCAGCCGAAGTGATGCAAAAGACAGCCATCTTGTACTAAAAAATAAGGCACCAAGATGGCATGAACAACTTCAGTGTTGGTGCTTAAATTTTCGGGGACGTGTAACTGTTGCTTCTGTGAAGAACTTCCAACTTGTTGCAGCACCTGAAAACACACAAATGGCTCATGATCATGATAAGGTTTTACTGCAATTTGGCAAAGTGGCAAAGGACTCATTCACAATGGACTATAGATATCCTCTTTCTGCTTTTCAAGCTTTTGCCATATGCCTCAGCAGCTTCGACACCAAGATTGCATGCGAGTAA